The genomic window GTGGTTGTGCCGGAAGCCCTGCGGCCCGTAGCCGAGCAGCCGGTGAACGGTACTGGCGGTGCGGCCCGTCACCTCACCCAGCCGCCGCGCCGCCTTGCCGGTCGGGGCGCAGAGGCCGACTTCCAGCCCCAGCGACTCGGCGAGGTCAGCGACCGCCTTCGTCGTCGTGCTTTTGCCGGTGCCGGGGCCGCCGGTCAGGACGACCAGCCGGTGCCCCGCGAGCTGGTCCAGCACGCTCGCCTGCTCTTCCGAGAGGCCCTTGCGAGCCTTTTTCGGAACGGCCCAGTCGTCGTTGCCCGCGCCGTCGGCAGGCGGGGTGGCGAGCAGCGTGCGAATCAGGCTCGCCAGCTTTTTCTCGGCGCGCAGGACGTGGGGCAGGTAAATGCGGCCCTCGCCGGTAGCGGCGGCTTCTGCGGCAAAGAGCGGCGAATCGTCTTCCGAGAGCCGCCCGAGTTCCACCGCCGTTTCCACCGCCAGTCGCGCCTGCCCCGGCGTGACGCGGGTGTAGTGGACCACGCCTTTTTCGGCCCGCGAGCGCGGCAGGAAGCTGTGCCCGGCCTGCGTCCCGGCGAGTTGCAGCGCGTACACGGCGGCGGCGGTCAGGCGGCGGGGGTCGTCGAGCGCGCCGCCGCGGGCCTGCCAGAGCTTGTCGGCGGTCAGAAAGCCGATGCCCTCGACTTCGGTCAGCGTAAAGAGGTCTTTTTCCAGCCGGTCGAGCGCGTCGGCCCCGAAATGTTTGACCGCCCGCTGCGCCTGATTGATGGTCAGCCCGAGGCCCTGCAAGCCCGCGAGCAGCCGCCGCTCCAGCCCCTGCTGGCTCCAACTGCTCACCATCTTGTGCAGGGTGGACTCGGTGATACCGGGCACCTGCAAGAACTTCTGTGGGTCGTCTTCGAGCAGGTCGAAGGCCGCCGCGCCGAAGGTCTTGGCGATGCGCCCCGCCAGCACTTTGCCCACGCCGCCCACCCGCGCCTCGAAGTAAGCCGCCACGCCCTCCTCGGACAGGTCGGCGGGCATGGCTTCCAGCACCATGTTGACCACCCGGTACTGGTAGCCGTACTCGCGGTGCTCTTCCATCAGCACCTCGGCGCTGAAGGTGTCGCCCACGTCGAGCGGCGGCATGACGCCAATCACGGTGGCGTCGGGGTCCTCGCCCTGCTCGTTGCGCAGCGTGGCACTCATGACGGTAAAGCCGGTGTCGGAGCGGAAACGGACTTTGTTGACCCCCCCGGAGACTCGAAACGGCTCGGCAGGCAGGGCAGCAGACATGCCAGGCAGGATAGCGCGGAAGGTGGATTATGTCATCAGCGTAATTAGGAAGATGGCGGTGCAGGCACGGGCGGCTGTGGCCTCCGGGTTTTCCCTCGTGTCTGCCTGGACCGAGTTAAGTCACGGGCCAATCGCATCAGAATTCGTGGCATTTTCCTGAGAACCTGACACAAAGACACGGCATACTGAACGCGAGGATAAATTGTGATTGCCGTTACGACCGAATCCACTGCTGACATTTTGCCCCTTCAGTTGGGGTACAGCGGCATCCACCTTTTACCCGTGCCCCTTGGACACCAGGGGCAGGTCTACTCCGAGCGAGAGTTGCCACCGGACCAACTCGTCAACCTGATCCGCACGACGGGCGAACCGGCCCGCACCCTGGCGATTGACGATGAGGTGGTGGCGCGGACGTTCGAGGCGGCTTTGCAGGGCTCAAAGTCGGGACGGCTGGTGCATGTGGCTTCGGGCAGCCGCTTTACCCCGCACTTTGAAGTTGCGGCGCGGGTGGCGGGGCAGTTCGGGGTGCGGGTGCAGGTGATCGACGGCGGGACGGTGAGTTACGCGCTCGGGGTTCAGGCGCTGCACGCCGCGCACCTCGCCGATCAGGGGGCGGACTTCGGGCAGATCGCCCGGGCGCTGGCCGAGTTGCGGGAACGAACGCTGCTGACATTCGCGGTGGAGAGCCTCGATTTTCTGCGGGTCAATGGGCGCATCGGCAATGTCGCCGCCTTTATCGGCAACTGGCTCGGCCTGCGGCCCCTGCTGGCGGTGGAGGCGGGCGAGGTGGTGAGCAAGGCCCGGGTGCGCGGTCAGGCCGCCGCCGTTCGCACGCTGCTGAGTGCCACCCACCAGTTTCAGCACCAGACCGGCGAGACGCTGCGGCTGTACTGCGGGCACACCATCGGGGGCGAAGGGGCGGCCGAGCAGTTGCAGGGGCAGCTTCAGGCCGTTTACAGGGACCTGCCCGCCCCACTGCACCCGCTCGGCAGCGGCCTGACCGCCAACGTGGGCCCCGGCGTGGTGGCGGTCCTCGCCTTTCCGCGCCGCTTCGGGTTGGGGCACGCCTGAGCCGTGGGTTCTGGCCCGGTGGTCTGGCCCGGTGGCCCGTCTGGTGGGGAAATGGGATGGGGACGGGAACGCCGGGTGCGTACTGACCCCTGCCGCCCACGTGGAGACCGAGGGATGAAGGACGCGCTGACCGCCACGACGCGCCAGAGCGTAAAACAGGCGCACCACAAACTGACGCGGCTGCTCGGGGCGGGACTCGTCGAGGTCGGCGGCGAGAGAAAGCGCGGTGGGCGGGCCGTCAAGGTCTACCGCGCCGCCGCGCAGGAGTAGCGCGTTCCCTTTGCCCTGACCAACGGTGGCGGTTCCAGAGCTGGCCGGAGGTGGGGGTCATGCCGCACAGTTTGGGCCGGGGACTACTTCGCGCAGGAGGGGGCAGCGTGGAGTGGCCCCCGCGCCGCGTCCCGACTTGCGGCGCCTTATACGGGTTCGAACTCTACTTCGCGCATCCAGAAAAAGCGCCCGAACGCGCTTCGCTTCTTTCGAACCCGTCTCTTCTTCTCCTCGCTTCGCTCGGAAAAATAGATTTTATGGGAAATCTATTCTTCGAAGGCATATTACTGCCCTGCTTGTGCTTCGCCCTCTTCCCCGAAGGCGAGCGAAATCGCCAGCATGTCGTCAAAGCCGCGCTGGGCTTCTTCGCGGTCGCCGCGCTCGATGCCGTCCACGATGCGCTCGTGGGTGGCGAGGTTGTCGGCGAGCTGCCCGGTGGCCTGCAGGTGGGCGATGCTGCGCCGCAGCTGCTCCATCAGCGGGCGCTGAATGGCCCGCATCAGCCGGGTGACCACGCGGTTGCCCGCCACCTCGGAGAGCAGCAGGTGAAGCTGCATGTCGGCCTCGGCGTAGGCGCCTGCGCTCCCCATCACGGCCCGCATTGCCTCCACCGCGCCGCGCAGATCGCTGACCTGTGCGGGGGTGGCGCGGGCGACCGCCTGAGCGATGGTGAAGGCTTCCAGCATCCGCCGGGCCTGCATCAGCTCCTCGAATTCCTGCTCGTCGCCCACCGCCCCGAGCCAACCGTCGAAGGTGGGCACGGCGCCGCCCACGCTGCGGACCACCGTGCCGCGCCCGGGCCGGGCGTCCACCAGCCCCGCCGCCGAGAGCACGCTGATCGCCTCGCGCACCCCGGCGAGG from Deinococcus radiodurans R1 = ATCC 13939 = DSM 20539 includes these protein-coding regions:
- a CDS encoding FadR/GntR family transcriptional regulator, whose amino-acid sequence is MSVRTPPAIRPLQKRRSIGADIAEKLQQLINDGTFKPGDRLPGQRELAQQFGTSLAGVREAISVLSAAGLVDARPGRGTVVRSVGGAVPTFDGWLGAVGDEQEFEELMQARRMLEAFTIAQAVARATPAQVSDLRGAVEAMRAVMGSAGAYAEADMQLHLLLSEVAGNRVVTRLMRAIQRPLMEQLRRSIAHLQATGQLADNLATHERIVDGIERGDREEAQRGFDDMLAISLAFGEEGEAQAGQ
- a CDS encoding DegV family protein, encoding MIAVTTESTADILPLQLGYSGIHLLPVPLGHQGQVYSERELPPDQLVNLIRTTGEPARTLAIDDEVVARTFEAALQGSKSGRLVHVASGSRFTPHFEVAARVAGQFGVRVQVIDGGTVSYALGVQALHAAHLADQGADFGQIARALAELRERTLLTFAVESLDFLRVNGRIGNVAAFIGNWLGLRPLLAVEAGEVVSKARVRGQAAAVRTLLSATHQFQHQTGETLRLYCGHTIGGEGAAEQLQGQLQAVYRDLPAPLHPLGSGLTANVGPGVVAVLAFPRRFGLGHA
- a CDS encoding SF1B family DNA helicase RecD2, yielding MSAALPAEPFRVSGGVNKVRFRSDTGFTVMSATLRNEQGEDPDATVIGVMPPLDVGDTFSAEVLMEEHREYGYQYRVVNMVLEAMPADLSEEGVAAYFEARVGGVGKVLAGRIAKTFGAAAFDLLEDDPQKFLQVPGITESTLHKMVSSWSQQGLERRLLAGLQGLGLTINQAQRAVKHFGADALDRLEKDLFTLTEVEGIGFLTADKLWQARGGALDDPRRLTAAAVYALQLAGTQAGHSFLPRSRAEKGVVHYTRVTPGQARLAVETAVELGRLSEDDSPLFAAEAAATGEGRIYLPHVLRAEKKLASLIRTLLATPPADGAGNDDWAVPKKARKGLSEEQASVLDQLAGHRLVVLTGGPGTGKSTTTKAVADLAESLGLEVGLCAPTGKAARRLGEVTGRTASTVHRLLGYGPQGFRHNHLEPAPYDLLIVDEVSMMGDALMLSLLAAVPPGARVLLVGDTDQLPPVDAGLPLLALAQAAPTIKLTQVYRQAAKNPIIQAAHGLLHGEAPAWGDKRLNLTEIEPDGGARRVALMVRELGGPGAVQVLTPMRKGPLGMDHLNYHLQALFNPGEGGVRIAEGEARPGDTVVQTKNDYNNEIFNGTLGMVLKAEGARLTVDFDGNVVELTGAELFNLQLGYALTVHRAQGSEWGTVLGVLHEAHMPMLSRNLVYTALTRARDRFFSAGSASAWQIAAARQREARNTALLERIRAH